The following proteins are co-located in the Citrobacter freundii ATCC 8090 = MTCC 1658 = NBRC 12681 genome:
- the aceE gene encoding pyruvate dehydrogenase (acetyl-transferring), homodimeric type: MSERFPNDVDPIETRDWLQAIESVIREEGVERAQYLIDQLLSEARKGGVKVAAGAGASNYVNTIAVEDEPEYPGNLELERRIRSAIRWNAIMTVLRASKKDLELGGHMASFQSSATVYDVCFNHFFRARNEQDGGDLVYFQGHISPGIYARAFLEGRLTEEQMNNFRQEVHGKGLSSYPHPKLMPEFWQFPTVSMGLGPIGAIYQAKFLKYLEHRGLKDTSKQTVYAFLGDGEMDEPESKGAITIATREKLDNLVFVINCNLQRLDGPVTGNGKIVNELEGIFAGAGWNVIKVMWGGRWDELLRKDTSGKLIQLMNETVDGDYQTFKSKDGAYVREHFFGKYPETAALVADWTDEQIWSLNRGGHDPKKVYAALKKAQETKGKATVILAHTIKGYGMGDTAEGKNIAHQVKKMNMDGVRYIRDRFNVPVTDEQVENLSYITFPEGSEEHTYLHAQRQKLHGYLPARQPNFTEKLELPALEDFGALLEEQNKEISTTIAFVRALNVMLKNKSIKDRLVPIIADEARTFGMEGLFRQIGIYSPNGQQYTPQDREQVAYYKEDEKGQILQEGINELGAGASWLAAATSYSTNDLPMIPFYIYYSMFGFQRIGDLCWQAGDQQARGFLIGGTSGRTTLNGEGLQHEDGHSHIQSLTIPNCISYDPSYAYEVAVIMHDGLERMYGEKQENVYYYITTLNENYHMPAMPAGAEEGIRKGIYKLETLEGKKGKVQLLGSGSILRHVREAAQILANDYGVGSDVYSVTSFTELARDGQDCERWNMLHPMETPRVPYIAQVMNDAPAVASTDYMKLFAEQVRTYVPADDYRVLGTDGFGRSDSRENLRHHFEVDASYVVVAALGELAKRGEIDKKVVADAITKFNIDADKVNPRLA; the protein is encoded by the coding sequence CGCCATCATGACCGTACTGCGCGCGTCTAAAAAGGACCTCGAGCTGGGTGGCCACATGGCATCCTTCCAGTCCTCCGCAACGGTATATGATGTTTGCTTCAACCACTTCTTCCGTGCACGCAACGAGCAAGATGGCGGCGATCTGGTGTACTTCCAGGGTCACATCTCTCCGGGCATCTACGCACGCGCATTCCTGGAAGGTCGTCTGACTGAAGAGCAGATGAACAACTTCCGTCAGGAAGTACATGGCAAAGGCCTGTCTTCCTACCCGCACCCGAAACTGATGCCAGAATTCTGGCAGTTCCCGACCGTATCTATGGGTCTGGGCCCAATCGGTGCTATCTACCAGGCTAAATTCCTGAAATATCTGGAACACCGTGGTCTGAAAGATACCTCTAAACAAACCGTTTACGCCTTCCTGGGCGACGGCGAGATGGATGAGCCAGAATCAAAAGGTGCGATCACCATCGCGACCCGTGAAAAACTGGACAACCTGGTCTTTGTTATCAACTGTAACCTGCAGCGTCTTGACGGCCCGGTAACCGGTAACGGCAAGATTGTTAACGAACTGGAAGGCATCTTCGCGGGCGCTGGCTGGAACGTTATCAAAGTCATGTGGGGCGGTCGTTGGGATGAGCTGCTGCGTAAAGACACCAGCGGTAAACTGATCCAGCTGATGAACGAAACCGTTGACGGCGACTACCAGACCTTCAAATCCAAAGATGGCGCATATGTACGTGAGCACTTCTTCGGTAAATACCCGGAAACCGCAGCACTGGTTGCTGACTGGACTGATGAGCAGATTTGGTCTCTGAACCGCGGTGGTCACGATCCGAAGAAAGTTTACGCTGCACTGAAAAAAGCGCAGGAAACCAAAGGCAAAGCAACTGTAATCCTCGCCCATACCATCAAAGGTTACGGCATGGGTGACACCGCTGAAGGTAAAAACATCGCTCACCAGGTTAAGAAAATGAACATGGACGGCGTGCGTTATATCCGCGACCGTTTCAACGTTCCTGTGACCGATGAGCAGGTTGAAAACCTGTCTTACATCACCTTCCCGGAAGGTTCTGAAGAGCACACTTATCTGCACGCTCAGCGTCAGAAACTGCATGGCTACCTGCCAGCTCGTCAGCCGAACTTCACTGAGAAGCTGGAACTGCCGGCTCTGGAAGACTTCGGTGCGCTGCTGGAAGAGCAGAACAAAGAAATCTCCACCACTATCGCTTTCGTTCGTGCCCTGAACGTGATGCTGAAGAACAAGTCGATCAAAGATCGTCTGGTTCCGATCATCGCTGATGAAGCACGTACTTTCGGTATGGAAGGTCTGTTCCGTCAGATCGGTATCTACAGCCCGAACGGTCAGCAGTACACCCCGCAGGACCGTGAGCAGGTTGCTTACTATAAAGAAGACGAGAAAGGTCAGATCCTGCAGGAAGGTATCAACGAACTGGGTGCTGGCGCATCCTGGCTGGCTGCTGCGACCTCTTACAGCACCAACGATCTGCCGATGATTCCGTTCTACATCTACTACTCCATGTTCGGGTTCCAGCGTATCGGTGACCTGTGCTGGCAGGCAGGCGACCAACAGGCTCGTGGCTTCCTGATTGGTGGTACTTCCGGTCGTACGACGCTGAACGGTGAAGGTCTGCAGCACGAAGATGGTCACAGCCATATTCAGTCTCTGACTATCCCGAACTGTATCTCTTACGATCCGTCTTACGCGTACGAAGTTGCGGTCATCATGCACGATGGTCTGGAGCGTATGTACGGTGAGAAACAAGAGAACGTTTACTACTACATCACCACGCTGAACGAAAACTACCACATGCCGGCAATGCCAGCAGGTGCCGAGGAAGGTATCCGTAAAGGTATCTACAAACTCGAAACCCTCGAAGGTAAGAAAGGTAAAGTTCAGCTGCTGGGCTCCGGTTCTATCCTGCGTCACGTCCGTGAAGCAGCACAGATCCTGGCGAACGACTACGGTGTAGGGTCTGACGTTTACAGCGTAACCTCCTTCACTGAACTGGCGCGTGATGGCCAGGATTGTGAGCGCTGGAACATGCTGCACCCGATGGAAACTCCGCGCGTTCCGTACATCGCTCAGGTGATGAACGACGCTCCGGCAGTAGCATCTACTGACTATATGAAACTGTTTGCCGAACAGGTTCGTACTTATGTACCGGCTGATGATTATCGCGTACTGGGTACTGACGGTTTCGGTCGCTCTGACAGCCGTGAAAACCTGCGTCACCACTTCGAAGTTGATGCTTCCTACGTGGTTGTAGCGGCCCTGGGCGAACTGGCTAAACGTGGCGAAATCGATAAGAAAGTGGTTGCAGACGCAATCACCAAATTCAACATCGATGCAGATAAAGTTAACCCGCGTCTGGCGTAA